Proteins from a single region of Symphalangus syndactylus isolate Jambi chromosome 12, NHGRI_mSymSyn1-v2.1_pri, whole genome shotgun sequence:
- the FCRL1 gene encoding Fc receptor-like protein 1 isoform X1, translating to MLPRLLLLICAPLCEPAELLLIASPSHPIEGSPVTLMCKMPFLWNSDAQFQFCFFRDALALGPGWSSSPKLQIAAMWKEDSGSYWCEAQTMASKVLRSSRSQINVHRVPVTDVSLETQPPGGQVMEGDRLVLICSVAMGTGDITFLWYKGTVGLNLQTKIQRSLTAEYEIPTARESDAEQYYCVAENGYGPSPSGLVSITVRIPVSRPILMLRAPRAQAAVEDVLELHCEALRGSPPILYWFYHEDITLGSSSAPSGGGASFNLSLTAEHSGNYSCEANNGLGAQRSEAVTLNFTVPTGARSNHLTSGVIEGLLGTLGPATVALLFCYGLKRKIGRRSARDPLRSLPSPVPQEFTYLNSATPRQLQPIYENVNVVSGDEVYSLAYYNQPDKESVAAETLGTHMEDKVSLDIYSRPRKANITDVDYEDAM from the exons ATGCTGCCAAGGCTGTTGCTGTTGATCTGTG CCCCACTCTGTGAACCTGCCG AGCTGTTGTTAATAGCCAGCCCCTCCCATCCCATAGAGGGGAGCCCAGTGACCCTGATGTGTAAGATGCCCTTTCTATGGAATTCAGATGCCCAGTTCCAGTTCTGCTTCTTCAGAGATGCCCTGGCCttgggcccaggctggagcagctcCCCCAAGCTCCAGATCGCTGCCATGTGGAAAGAAGACTCAGGGTCATACTGGTGTGAGGCACAGACAATGGCGTCCAAAGTCTTGAGGAGCAGCAGATCCCAGATAAATGTGCACA GGGTCCCTGTCACTGATGTGAGCTTGGAGACTCAGCCCCCAGGAGGACAGGTGATGGAGGGAGACAGGCTGGTCCTCATCTGCTCAGTTGCTATGGGCACAGGAGACATCACCTTCCTTTGGTACAAAGGGACTGTAGGCTTAAACCTTCAGACAAAGATACAGCGTTCACTGACAGCAGAGTATGAGATTCCTACAGCGAGGGAGAGTGATGCTGAGCAATATTACTGTGTAGCTGAAAATGGCTATGGTCCCAGCCCCAGTGGGCTGGTGAGCATCACTGTCAGAA TCCCGGTGTCTCGCCCCATCCTCATGCTCAGGGCTCCcagggcccaggctgcagtggaggATGTGCTGGAGCTTCACTGTGAGGCCCTGAGAGGCTCTCCTCCGATCCTGTACTGGTTTTATCACGAGGATATCACCTTGGGGAGCAGCTCGGCCCCCTCTGGAGGAGGAGCCTCCTTCAACCTTTCCCTGACTGCAGAACATTCTGGAAACTACTCCTGTGAGGCCAACAATGGCCTGGGGGCCCAGCGCAGTGAGGCGGTGACACTCAACTTCACAG TGCCTACTGGGGCCAGAAGCAATCATCTCACCTCAGGAGTCATTGAGGGGCTGCTCGGCACCCTTGGTCCAGCCACTGTGGCCTTATTATTTTGCTAcggcctcaaaagaaaaatag GAAGACGTTCAGCCAGAGATCCACTCAG GAGCCTTCCCAGCCCTGTACCCCAAGAGTTCACCTACCTCAACTCAGCTACCCCAAGGCAGCTCCAGCCTATATATGAAAATG TGAATGTTGTAAGTGGGGATGAGGTTTATTCGTTGGCGTACTATAACCAGCCGGACAAGGAATCAGTAGCAG caGAAACCCTGGGGACACATATGGAGGACAAG GTTTCCTTAGACATCTATTCCAGGCCGAGGAAAGCAAACATTACAGATGTGGACTATGAAGACGCTATGTAA
- the FCRL1 gene encoding Fc receptor-like protein 1 isoform X3, with the protein MLPRLLLLICELLLIASPSHPIEGSPVTLMCKMPFLWNSDAQFQFCFFRDALALGPGWSSSPKLQIAAMWKEDSGSYWCEAQTMASKVLRSSRSQINVHRVPVTDVSLETQPPGGQVMEGDRLVLICSVAMGTGDITFLWYKGTVGLNLQTKIQRSLTAEYEIPTARESDAEQYYCVAENGYGPSPSGLVSITVRIPVSRPILMLRAPRAQAAVEDVLELHCEALRGSPPILYWFYHEDITLGSSSAPSGGGASFNLSLTAEHSGNYSCEANNGLGAQRSEAVTLNFTVPTGARSNHLTSGVIEGLLGTLGPATVALLFCYGLKRKIGRRSARDPLRSLPSPVPQEFTYLNSATPRQLQPIYENVNVVSGDEVYSLAYYNQPDKESVAAETLGTHMEDKVSLDIYSRPRKANITDVDYEDAM; encoded by the exons ATGCTGCCAAGGCTGTTGCTGTTGATCTGTG AGCTGTTGTTAATAGCCAGCCCCTCCCATCCCATAGAGGGGAGCCCAGTGACCCTGATGTGTAAGATGCCCTTTCTATGGAATTCAGATGCCCAGTTCCAGTTCTGCTTCTTCAGAGATGCCCTGGCCttgggcccaggctggagcagctcCCCCAAGCTCCAGATCGCTGCCATGTGGAAAGAAGACTCAGGGTCATACTGGTGTGAGGCACAGACAATGGCGTCCAAAGTCTTGAGGAGCAGCAGATCCCAGATAAATGTGCACA GGGTCCCTGTCACTGATGTGAGCTTGGAGACTCAGCCCCCAGGAGGACAGGTGATGGAGGGAGACAGGCTGGTCCTCATCTGCTCAGTTGCTATGGGCACAGGAGACATCACCTTCCTTTGGTACAAAGGGACTGTAGGCTTAAACCTTCAGACAAAGATACAGCGTTCACTGACAGCAGAGTATGAGATTCCTACAGCGAGGGAGAGTGATGCTGAGCAATATTACTGTGTAGCTGAAAATGGCTATGGTCCCAGCCCCAGTGGGCTGGTGAGCATCACTGTCAGAA TCCCGGTGTCTCGCCCCATCCTCATGCTCAGGGCTCCcagggcccaggctgcagtggaggATGTGCTGGAGCTTCACTGTGAGGCCCTGAGAGGCTCTCCTCCGATCCTGTACTGGTTTTATCACGAGGATATCACCTTGGGGAGCAGCTCGGCCCCCTCTGGAGGAGGAGCCTCCTTCAACCTTTCCCTGACTGCAGAACATTCTGGAAACTACTCCTGTGAGGCCAACAATGGCCTGGGGGCCCAGCGCAGTGAGGCGGTGACACTCAACTTCACAG TGCCTACTGGGGCCAGAAGCAATCATCTCACCTCAGGAGTCATTGAGGGGCTGCTCGGCACCCTTGGTCCAGCCACTGTGGCCTTATTATTTTGCTAcggcctcaaaagaaaaatag GAAGACGTTCAGCCAGAGATCCACTCAG GAGCCTTCCCAGCCCTGTACCCCAAGAGTTCACCTACCTCAACTCAGCTACCCCAAGGCAGCTCCAGCCTATATATGAAAATG TGAATGTTGTAAGTGGGGATGAGGTTTATTCGTTGGCGTACTATAACCAGCCGGACAAGGAATCAGTAGCAG caGAAACCCTGGGGACACATATGGAGGACAAG GTTTCCTTAGACATCTATTCCAGGCCGAGGAAAGCAAACATTACAGATGTGGACTATGAAGACGCTATGTAA
- the FCRL1 gene encoding Fc receptor-like protein 1 isoform X4 has translation MLPRLLLLICELLLIASPSHPIEGSPVTLMCKMPFLWNSDAQFQFCFFRDALALGPGWSSSPKLQIAAMWKEDSGSYWCEAQTMASKVLRSSRSQINVHRVPVTDVSLETQPPGGQVMEGDRLVLICSVAMGTGDITFLWYKGTVGLNLQTKIQRSLTAEYEIPTARESDAEQYYCVAENGYGPSPSGLVSITVRIPVSRPILMLRAPRAQAAVEDVLELHCEALRGSPPILYWFYHEDITLGSSSAPSGGGASFNLSLTAEHSGNYSCEANNGLGAQRSEAVTLNFTVPTGARSNHLTSGVIEGLLGTLGPATVALLFCYGLKRKIGRRSARDPLRSLPSPVPQEFTYLNSATPRQLQPIYENVNVVSGDEVYSLAYYNQPDKESVAETLGTHMEDKVSLDIYSRPRKANITDVDYEDAM, from the exons ATGCTGCCAAGGCTGTTGCTGTTGATCTGTG AGCTGTTGTTAATAGCCAGCCCCTCCCATCCCATAGAGGGGAGCCCAGTGACCCTGATGTGTAAGATGCCCTTTCTATGGAATTCAGATGCCCAGTTCCAGTTCTGCTTCTTCAGAGATGCCCTGGCCttgggcccaggctggagcagctcCCCCAAGCTCCAGATCGCTGCCATGTGGAAAGAAGACTCAGGGTCATACTGGTGTGAGGCACAGACAATGGCGTCCAAAGTCTTGAGGAGCAGCAGATCCCAGATAAATGTGCACA GGGTCCCTGTCACTGATGTGAGCTTGGAGACTCAGCCCCCAGGAGGACAGGTGATGGAGGGAGACAGGCTGGTCCTCATCTGCTCAGTTGCTATGGGCACAGGAGACATCACCTTCCTTTGGTACAAAGGGACTGTAGGCTTAAACCTTCAGACAAAGATACAGCGTTCACTGACAGCAGAGTATGAGATTCCTACAGCGAGGGAGAGTGATGCTGAGCAATATTACTGTGTAGCTGAAAATGGCTATGGTCCCAGCCCCAGTGGGCTGGTGAGCATCACTGTCAGAA TCCCGGTGTCTCGCCCCATCCTCATGCTCAGGGCTCCcagggcccaggctgcagtggaggATGTGCTGGAGCTTCACTGTGAGGCCCTGAGAGGCTCTCCTCCGATCCTGTACTGGTTTTATCACGAGGATATCACCTTGGGGAGCAGCTCGGCCCCCTCTGGAGGAGGAGCCTCCTTCAACCTTTCCCTGACTGCAGAACATTCTGGAAACTACTCCTGTGAGGCCAACAATGGCCTGGGGGCCCAGCGCAGTGAGGCGGTGACACTCAACTTCACAG TGCCTACTGGGGCCAGAAGCAATCATCTCACCTCAGGAGTCATTGAGGGGCTGCTCGGCACCCTTGGTCCAGCCACTGTGGCCTTATTATTTTGCTAcggcctcaaaagaaaaatag GAAGACGTTCAGCCAGAGATCCACTCAG GAGCCTTCCCAGCCCTGTACCCCAAGAGTTCACCTACCTCAACTCAGCTACCCCAAGGCAGCTCCAGCCTATATATGAAAATG TGAATGTTGTAAGTGGGGATGAGGTTTATTCGTTGGCGTACTATAACCAGCCGGACAAGGAATCAGTAGCAG AAACCCTGGGGACACATATGGAGGACAAG GTTTCCTTAGACATCTATTCCAGGCCGAGGAAAGCAAACATTACAGATGTGGACTATGAAGACGCTATGTAA
- the FCRL1 gene encoding Fc receptor-like protein 1 isoform X2, whose protein sequence is MLPRLLLLICAPLCEPAELLLIASPSHPIEGSPVTLMCKMPFLWNSDAQFQFCFFRDALALGPGWSSSPKLQIAAMWKEDSGSYWCEAQTMASKVLRSSRSQINVHRVPVTDVSLETQPPGGQVMEGDRLVLICSVAMGTGDITFLWYKGTVGLNLQTKIQRSLTAEYEIPTARESDAEQYYCVAENGYGPSPSGLVSITVRIPVSRPILMLRAPRAQAAVEDVLELHCEALRGSPPILYWFYHEDITLGSSSAPSGGGASFNLSLTAEHSGNYSCEANNGLGAQRSEAVTLNFTVPTGARSNHLTSGVIEGLLGTLGPATVALLFCYGLKRKIGRRSARDPLRSLPSPVPQEFTYLNSATPRQLQPIYENVNVVSGDEVYSLAYYNQPDKESVAETLGTHMEDKVSLDIYSRPRKANITDVDYEDAM, encoded by the exons ATGCTGCCAAGGCTGTTGCTGTTGATCTGTG CCCCACTCTGTGAACCTGCCG AGCTGTTGTTAATAGCCAGCCCCTCCCATCCCATAGAGGGGAGCCCAGTGACCCTGATGTGTAAGATGCCCTTTCTATGGAATTCAGATGCCCAGTTCCAGTTCTGCTTCTTCAGAGATGCCCTGGCCttgggcccaggctggagcagctcCCCCAAGCTCCAGATCGCTGCCATGTGGAAAGAAGACTCAGGGTCATACTGGTGTGAGGCACAGACAATGGCGTCCAAAGTCTTGAGGAGCAGCAGATCCCAGATAAATGTGCACA GGGTCCCTGTCACTGATGTGAGCTTGGAGACTCAGCCCCCAGGAGGACAGGTGATGGAGGGAGACAGGCTGGTCCTCATCTGCTCAGTTGCTATGGGCACAGGAGACATCACCTTCCTTTGGTACAAAGGGACTGTAGGCTTAAACCTTCAGACAAAGATACAGCGTTCACTGACAGCAGAGTATGAGATTCCTACAGCGAGGGAGAGTGATGCTGAGCAATATTACTGTGTAGCTGAAAATGGCTATGGTCCCAGCCCCAGTGGGCTGGTGAGCATCACTGTCAGAA TCCCGGTGTCTCGCCCCATCCTCATGCTCAGGGCTCCcagggcccaggctgcagtggaggATGTGCTGGAGCTTCACTGTGAGGCCCTGAGAGGCTCTCCTCCGATCCTGTACTGGTTTTATCACGAGGATATCACCTTGGGGAGCAGCTCGGCCCCCTCTGGAGGAGGAGCCTCCTTCAACCTTTCCCTGACTGCAGAACATTCTGGAAACTACTCCTGTGAGGCCAACAATGGCCTGGGGGCCCAGCGCAGTGAGGCGGTGACACTCAACTTCACAG TGCCTACTGGGGCCAGAAGCAATCATCTCACCTCAGGAGTCATTGAGGGGCTGCTCGGCACCCTTGGTCCAGCCACTGTGGCCTTATTATTTTGCTAcggcctcaaaagaaaaatag GAAGACGTTCAGCCAGAGATCCACTCAG GAGCCTTCCCAGCCCTGTACCCCAAGAGTTCACCTACCTCAACTCAGCTACCCCAAGGCAGCTCCAGCCTATATATGAAAATG TGAATGTTGTAAGTGGGGATGAGGTTTATTCGTTGGCGTACTATAACCAGCCGGACAAGGAATCAGTAGCAG AAACCCTGGGGACACATATGGAGGACAAG GTTTCCTTAGACATCTATTCCAGGCCGAGGAAAGCAAACATTACAGATGTGGACTATGAAGACGCTATGTAA
- the FCRL1 gene encoding Fc receptor-like protein 1 isoform X5, with product MLPRLLLLICAPLCEPAELLLIASPSHPIEGSPVTLMCKMPFLWNSDAQFQFCFFRDALALGPGWSSSPKLQIAAMWKEDSGSYWCEAQTMASKVLRSSRSQINVHRVPVTDVSLETQPPGGQVMEGDRLVLICSVAMGTGDITFLWYKGTVGLNLQTKIQRSLTAEYEIPTARESDAEQYYCVAENGYGPSPSGLVSITVRIPVSRPILMLRAPRAQAAVEDVLELHCEALRGSPPILYWFYHEDITLGSSSAPSGGGASFNLSLTAEHSGNYSCEANNGLGAQRSEAVTLNFTGRRSARDPLRSLPSPVPQEFTYLNSATPRQLQPIYENEPREQSVAVHGKQQHSSEQKAQKPWGHIWRTRFP from the exons ATGCTGCCAAGGCTGTTGCTGTTGATCTGTG CCCCACTCTGTGAACCTGCCG AGCTGTTGTTAATAGCCAGCCCCTCCCATCCCATAGAGGGGAGCCCAGTGACCCTGATGTGTAAGATGCCCTTTCTATGGAATTCAGATGCCCAGTTCCAGTTCTGCTTCTTCAGAGATGCCCTGGCCttgggcccaggctggagcagctcCCCCAAGCTCCAGATCGCTGCCATGTGGAAAGAAGACTCAGGGTCATACTGGTGTGAGGCACAGACAATGGCGTCCAAAGTCTTGAGGAGCAGCAGATCCCAGATAAATGTGCACA GGGTCCCTGTCACTGATGTGAGCTTGGAGACTCAGCCCCCAGGAGGACAGGTGATGGAGGGAGACAGGCTGGTCCTCATCTGCTCAGTTGCTATGGGCACAGGAGACATCACCTTCCTTTGGTACAAAGGGACTGTAGGCTTAAACCTTCAGACAAAGATACAGCGTTCACTGACAGCAGAGTATGAGATTCCTACAGCGAGGGAGAGTGATGCTGAGCAATATTACTGTGTAGCTGAAAATGGCTATGGTCCCAGCCCCAGTGGGCTGGTGAGCATCACTGTCAGAA TCCCGGTGTCTCGCCCCATCCTCATGCTCAGGGCTCCcagggcccaggctgcagtggaggATGTGCTGGAGCTTCACTGTGAGGCCCTGAGAGGCTCTCCTCCGATCCTGTACTGGTTTTATCACGAGGATATCACCTTGGGGAGCAGCTCGGCCCCCTCTGGAGGAGGAGCCTCCTTCAACCTTTCCCTGACTGCAGAACATTCTGGAAACTACTCCTGTGAGGCCAACAATGGCCTGGGGGCCCAGCGCAGTGAGGCGGTGACACTCAACTTCACAG GAAGACGTTCAGCCAGAGATCCACTCAG GAGCCTTCCCAGCCCTGTACCCCAAGAGTTCACCTACCTCAACTCAGCTACCCCAAGGCAGCTCCAGCCTATATATGAAAATG AACCAAGAGAACAATCAGTGGCTGTGCATGGCAAACAACAGCATTCCTCAGAGCAGAAGGCT caGAAACCCTGGGGACACATATGGAGGACAAG GTTTCCTTAG